One genomic region from Pseudobdellovibrionaceae bacterium encodes:
- a CDS encoding winged helix-turn-helix domain-containing protein gives MERQNLGPKSLPAAKVSLQGLKAVQEQMDDLGTEAHAFYQLGNLYYDRLDFSKALFYLKKAAKVFLKEQQFEQYFFCQHKCLRIFVEREEKEEIAKLQKELSVIQGQYSLEENSRYYYTLGLSLDSDKQFSSAFSCMEKSLDLALKTKNKVDICYALSGLVIIYTHQDKLDLAIKEINNLKVFFQKIELKELAISMDIAYGYILRQQGLLKDALNTFWQTYSKVGEVKNLYYNTYLLYALGTTYLQLKDKETASLFLSLAQSSVDRKNLKRTAGLIDSHIKSIGVKHGTEFDLILDCHNRQIKEKEKGVVNLKGQFIILELLKLFLSKPGYSFSKKELVKKVWDQNYSPSIHDNKVYVTLKRLKKIIEPDKKSAKYIFRNKEGYYLDSKVKTFIREIQF, from the coding sequence ATGGAGCGTCAAAACTTAGGTCCCAAGAGCTTACCAGCTGCCAAAGTATCTTTGCAGGGCTTAAAAGCCGTTCAAGAGCAGATGGATGATTTAGGCACAGAAGCTCACGCCTTTTACCAGCTAGGTAATTTGTACTATGATCGTTTGGATTTCTCCAAAGCGCTTTTTTATTTAAAAAAAGCAGCAAAAGTTTTTTTAAAAGAACAGCAATTTGAGCAATACTTTTTTTGCCAACATAAATGCCTGCGCATATTTGTCGAAAGAGAAGAAAAAGAAGAAATTGCTAAATTACAAAAAGAATTAAGTGTTATTCAAGGCCAGTATTCATTAGAAGAAAATTCACGATATTATTACACTTTGGGCCTTTCTTTAGACTCCGACAAACAGTTTTCTTCTGCCTTTTCTTGCATGGAAAAATCCTTAGATTTAGCATTAAAAACAAAAAATAAGGTAGATATTTGTTACGCTTTATCAGGCTTAGTAATTATATACACTCATCAAGACAAATTAGATTTAGCTATAAAAGAAATTAACAATTTAAAAGTATTTTTTCAAAAAATAGAGCTAAAAGAGTTAGCCATTTCTATGGATATTGCCTACGGGTATATTTTACGACAACAAGGTTTATTAAAAGATGCTTTAAATACCTTTTGGCAAACTTACTCTAAAGTGGGTGAGGTAAAAAATTTATACTATAATACTTATTTATTATATGCGCTGGGCACTACTTATTTACAATTAAAAGATAAAGAAACAGCATCGTTGTTTTTATCGTTAGCGCAAAGCTCGGTAGATAGAAAAAATTTAAAAAGAACGGCGGGATTAATTGACAGCCATATTAAGTCTATTGGAGTTAAACACGGAACAGAGTTTGATTTAATTTTAGATTGCCATAATCGACAAATTAAAGAAAAAGAGAAGGGTGTGGTTAATTTAAAAGGGCAATTTATTATTTTAGAGTTATTAAAATTATTTTTATCTAAGCCAGGATATTCTTTTTCTAAAAAAGAGTTAGTAAAAAAAGTATGGGATCAAAATTACTCTCCAAGTATTCATGACAACAAGGTGTATGTAACTTTAAAGCGGCTAAAGAAAATTATCGAGCCTGACAAAAAATCTGCAAAGTATATTTTTCGCAATAAAGAGGGTTATTATTTAGACTCTAAGGTAAAAACTTTTATTAGAGAAATACAATTTTAA